In one window of Nakamurella sp. PAMC28650 DNA:
- a CDS encoding antibiotic biosynthesis monooxygenase — protein MNRPLGPGDDRPEPVAIVVGRAARPGRETEFENWGRRFLSTASAFPGHLAGSAIKQDGRAEYLFIHHFVDQEHLDRWMDSPERATLLAEEVDVAGSPHRTQNAAGLETWFRLPGEDTPASRPAAWKMWLLTVIVIYLLVLGYVEWAARLFYSWPLLLSNLVLPVVLTTLLSYVILPLLTRVFRRWLFAGN, from the coding sequence GTGAACCGTCCTCTCGGTCCCGGGGACGACCGACCCGAGCCCGTCGCCATCGTCGTCGGTCGTGCGGCCAGACCCGGCCGCGAAACAGAGTTCGAGAACTGGGGTCGACGGTTCCTGTCGACTGCGTCCGCGTTCCCGGGGCATCTGGCCGGGAGCGCGATCAAACAGGATGGTCGAGCCGAATACTTGTTCATCCACCATTTCGTCGATCAGGAACACCTGGACCGGTGGATGGATTCACCGGAGCGGGCGACCCTGCTCGCCGAGGAGGTGGACGTCGCAGGTAGTCCGCACCGGACCCAGAACGCAGCCGGCCTGGAAACCTGGTTCCGGCTACCGGGTGAGGACACGCCGGCCTCACGGCCTGCCGCCTGGAAGATGTGGCTGCTCACCGTCATCGTGATCTATCTGCTGGTGCTCGGGTATGTCGAGTGGGCGGCGCGCCTGTTCTACTCCTGGCCCCTGCTGCTCTCCAATCTGGTGTTGCCGGTGGTGTTGACCACGTTGCTCAGCTACGTGATTCTGCCGCTGCTGACACGAGTTTTCCGCCGCTGGCTGTTCGCGGGCAACTGA
- a CDS encoding cytochrome P450 has product MTTTIPSSDLDLYCDELIREPYEAYRELRGIGPVVWLEASHAWALTRYAEVKAATENWQIFSSAEGVSLTPFTNETLRGTILASDPPLHDHLRSVVGERLTPRSLRPMRAQIQSIAEDLVTTLLRRGSFDAVTDLARVLPMGIVPAFVGWPDDVHDKLLPWAAAAFDTMEPPNERCKASMGGRRSMFEYAVGLTESRNVVPGSLGAGVLDALDRGDVEPAQCPALLLDYLAPALDTTISAVGSAVWLFGRYPEQWDRIRQDLTIIPNAFNEVLRMESPARAFSRVTTEPVTIAGTTIPAGQRVLLLWASANRDERMFERPEEFDVTRLNANAHVAFGFGVHGCAGQGLARLEGHAILGALATRVARFDIGTPTMAMNNVIRALAALPVTLIPAPVSG; this is encoded by the coding sequence ATGACCACCACCATTCCCAGTTCCGATCTCGACCTCTACTGCGACGAACTGATCCGGGAGCCGTACGAGGCCTACCGAGAACTCCGCGGGATCGGGCCGGTGGTCTGGTTGGAAGCTTCCCATGCCTGGGCTCTGACCCGATATGCAGAGGTGAAGGCCGCCACCGAGAACTGGCAGATTTTCTCCTCCGCCGAGGGGGTCAGTCTCACGCCGTTCACCAACGAGACCCTTCGCGGCACCATCTTGGCCAGTGACCCGCCCCTGCACGATCACCTGCGCAGCGTGGTGGGGGAGCGGTTGACCCCCCGTTCGCTTCGACCCATGCGCGCGCAGATCCAGAGCATCGCCGAGGATCTCGTCACAACGCTGTTGCGGCGTGGTTCCTTCGACGCCGTCACCGACCTGGCCAGAGTGCTTCCGATGGGCATCGTACCGGCGTTCGTCGGCTGGCCCGATGACGTCCACGACAAGCTATTACCCTGGGCCGCCGCAGCTTTCGACACCATGGAACCCCCGAACGAGCGTTGCAAGGCATCCATGGGCGGCCGTCGTTCGATGTTCGAGTACGCCGTCGGCCTGACCGAATCCCGCAATGTGGTGCCCGGCAGTCTCGGTGCCGGGGTGCTGGATGCCCTCGACCGTGGCGACGTGGAGCCGGCCCAGTGCCCGGCCCTGCTGCTGGACTACCTGGCACCGGCGCTCGACACCACGATCAGCGCGGTCGGCAGTGCGGTCTGGCTGTTCGGGCGGTACCCCGAGCAATGGGACCGGATACGTCAGGACCTCACCATCATCCCCAACGCGTTCAACGAAGTCCTGCGGATGGAATCCCCCGCGCGGGCGTTCTCACGTGTCACCACCGAGCCGGTCACCATCGCCGGAACGACCATCCCGGCCGGCCAGCGTGTGCTGCTGCTGTGGGCCTCGGCAAACCGTGACGAGAGGATGTTCGAACGCCCGGAAGAATTCGATGTCACGAGGCTCAACGCCAACGCGCACGTGGCCTTCGGTTTCGGGGTGCACGGTTGCGCCGGACAAGGCCTCGCCCGACTGGAGGGCCACGCCATTCTCGGCGCACTGGCCACCAGGGTGGCCAGGTTCGACATCGGCACGCCCACCATGGCCATGAACAACGTCATCCGGGCGCTGGCTGCACTTCCCGTCACGCTGATCCCCGCACCGGTGTCCGGATGA
- a CDS encoding NAD(P)/FAD-dependent oxidoreductase, translating to MNLGPRSKVLVVGGSAAGISAADTLRVEGVTGEITVVGTEQHLAYARPPLSKAMLVGTETPESIALLALDADISVRRGTTAVALDLAAGLLSVDSDGARESLPFDGIVLATGSRARRLAERGQRGEHVLRTLDDAHRLASSFSCAKTVAILGGGFLGMELASSARALGLDVTVVDISPPLLRQLGPDLADLIVGRAREAGVRFLISPAGAELTGDREIGGIGLADGRLVEADVVITAVGDVPNVEWLAGSGLPADGPLEVGAGGFCRPGVVAAGDITGTRDLATGRLRRTPHWHSAISQGRSAARTLLHGAPQTQEFETAYFWTEGFGLDIKITGEIPSGIAPLVIEGSLPDRCAVLQWIVDGQPRAAASINHRLSLVRLKRLARIDPARTSEVTA from the coding sequence GTGAACCTGGGACCACGTTCCAAGGTCTTGGTGGTGGGTGGGTCGGCGGCCGGGATCAGTGCCGCCGACACCCTCCGCGTGGAGGGTGTCACCGGCGAAATCACGGTGGTGGGCACCGAACAGCACCTCGCCTACGCCAGACCACCACTGTCCAAGGCCATGCTCGTCGGTACGGAAACACCGGAATCCATTGCACTGCTGGCTCTTGACGCTGACATCTCGGTCCGCCGGGGCACCACCGCGGTGGCCCTCGACCTCGCCGCCGGTCTGTTGTCCGTCGACTCCGACGGTGCACGGGAATCCCTGCCGTTCGACGGAATCGTCCTGGCCACCGGATCCCGGGCGCGCCGGTTGGCCGAACGAGGGCAGCGGGGCGAACATGTCCTCCGCACCCTGGACGACGCACACCGGTTGGCGTCCTCGTTCTCCTGCGCGAAGACGGTGGCCATTCTCGGCGGCGGTTTCCTGGGTATGGAGCTGGCCTCCAGCGCACGAGCCCTCGGGCTCGACGTCACCGTCGTCGACATCTCGCCGCCACTGCTGCGTCAACTCGGTCCCGATCTGGCCGACCTGATCGTCGGCCGGGCCCGCGAGGCGGGTGTTCGATTCCTGATCAGCCCGGCCGGGGCCGAGCTGACCGGGGATCGCGAAATCGGCGGCATCGGCCTGGCAGACGGTCGTCTGGTCGAGGCGGATGTGGTGATCACCGCGGTGGGGGATGTACCGAACGTGGAGTGGCTGGCCGGATCCGGTCTTCCGGCCGACGGGCCGCTGGAAGTGGGAGCCGGTGGCTTCTGCCGTCCCGGAGTGGTCGCAGCCGGTGACATCACGGGCACCAGGGACCTTGCCACCGGGCGGCTCCGGCGGACCCCCCACTGGCACAGCGCGATCAGTCAGGGTCGTTCGGCGGCCAGAACTCTGCTCCACGGCGCCCCGCAGACGCAGGAGTTCGAGACCGCCTATTTCTGGACCGAGGGATTCGGGCTGGACATCAAGATCACCGGTGAGATCCCATCCGGTATTGCCCCCCTGGTGATCGAAGGATCGTTGCCCGACCGGTGCGCGGTGCTGCAGTGGATCGTCGACGGCCAACCCCGGGCGGCGGCGTCCATCAACCACCGCCTGTCACTGGTCAGGCTCAAACGGCTGGCACGAATTGATCCCGCTCGCACATCCGAGGTGACCGCATGA
- a CDS encoding ferredoxin, whose product MKITVDRGRCEGHGVCEEIAPEIYRLDDDGELEILHDEIPAALAAKARSGARLCPVAALSVVEP is encoded by the coding sequence ATGAAGATCACCGTTGACCGCGGCCGGTGCGAGGGCCACGGCGTGTGCGAGGAGATAGCCCCGGAGATCTACCGGCTCGACGACGACGGCGAACTGGAGATCCTGCACGACGAGATTCCGGCGGCGTTGGCTGCGAAGGCCAGATCCGGTGCGCGGCTGTGTCCGGTCGCCGCCCTGTCCGTGGTCGAGCCGTGA
- a CDS encoding VOC family protein, protein MKSSADFHPSARTLPDTAVTHVRYVAEAVPDLRASVDFYGGIWGLTEVDRDGDVVFFAAQGSTEPYVLRLRAAEEKHLDLISFGVRDAASIDSIAETLLAAGVRVDRLPQRLTTPDGGYGLRLFDPDGRLVELSTDLSPRAARELEPGESIPRKVSHAVINSADIHSLVAFYEGMLGFQVIDWLGDFMAFLRVGVDHHVLAITAAPHSSFNHIAYDMRGLDEYMRGTGRMMRHGVTPVWGPGRHGPGNNTFSYFVDPNGNVAEYTSELQQLVPGDPYCGAVWTPSAQDNDQWGTGGLIEEFLPYGINQPDRLLWTPSPV, encoded by the coding sequence ATGAAGAGCTCCGCTGATTTCCACCCCTCGGCCCGCACGCTTCCGGACACCGCGGTCACTCACGTCCGTTACGTCGCCGAAGCCGTCCCCGACCTGCGCGCGTCGGTGGACTTCTACGGCGGCATCTGGGGTCTGACGGAGGTCGACCGGGACGGCGACGTGGTGTTCTTCGCTGCGCAGGGCAGTACGGAGCCCTACGTGCTGCGCCTTCGGGCTGCGGAGGAGAAGCACCTGGATCTCATTTCCTTCGGGGTGCGGGATGCCGCGAGCATCGACTCGATCGCCGAGACCCTGCTGGCCGCGGGGGTCCGGGTCGACCGACTGCCGCAGCGGCTGACGACACCCGATGGTGGCTACGGCCTCCGGCTCTTCGACCCGGACGGGCGCCTCGTGGAACTGTCCACCGATCTGTCACCACGCGCTGCGCGGGAACTGGAGCCGGGCGAGTCGATCCCGCGCAAGGTCAGCCACGCTGTCATCAACAGCGCCGACATCCATTCCCTGGTGGCGTTCTACGAGGGAATGCTCGGGTTCCAGGTGATCGACTGGCTCGGCGATTTCATGGCGTTCCTCCGGGTGGGTGTCGACCATCATGTGCTGGCCATCACGGCGGCACCGCATTCCTCGTTCAACCACATCGCCTACGACATGCGGGGGCTGGACGAGTACATGCGGGGCACCGGGCGGATGATGCGTCACGGAGTCACGCCGGTCTGGGGCCCCGGCCGTCACGGGCCGGGAAACAACACGTTCTCGTATTTCGTCGATCCGAATGGCAATGTCGCGGAATACACCTCGGAATTGCAGCAGCTCGTGCCCGGCGATCCCTACTGCGGCGCGGTGTGGACGCCATCGGCGCAGGACAACGACCAATGGGGCACCGGCGGTCTGATCGAGGAGTTCCTGCCGTACGGCATCAATCAACCCGATCGGCTGCTGTGGACACCCTCACCAGTCTGA
- a CDS encoding fumarylacetoacetate hydrolase family protein: protein MTTTDRQSRPLSMGEHPLSGFALATVAAQGPGVPGDRGRPALVVGGELVDLRSAAESAGVAPAPDEPRYGMMDLLEDWDRSLDKLCLVAAFIEQVGLDDERLRVLRSGVRLLPPITRPSKMVYAAQNYADHVKEMRDAQRFGFNPGEVAQSREFNGLREGTHPYVFLKAPSSLTGPYDDIEIPPEVTEMDWEVELAVVIGRRATRVSSADALHHVAGYMSTNDFSARNLLFRPDRERLRSDWFGGKSHDGFAPMGPVLVPAMFVPDHLDLRLRLTVNGQTRQDGNTSNLIFTPEEQIEFASRMTTLIPGDILATGTPGGVGQGTNSFLSPGDVVEAEVQGLGVIRNQIVRSSLSSVRGAVA, encoded by the coding sequence ATGACCACCACCGACCGGCAGAGCCGGCCACTGTCGATGGGGGAGCACCCGCTGAGCGGGTTCGCCCTGGCCACCGTGGCGGCACAGGGACCGGGTGTCCCGGGTGATCGGGGACGGCCCGCGCTGGTCGTCGGCGGCGAACTCGTCGACCTCCGCTCGGCGGCCGAGTCCGCGGGTGTGGCGCCGGCTCCGGACGAACCGCGTTACGGGATGATGGATCTGCTCGAGGACTGGGATCGGTCGCTCGACAAGCTCTGCCTCGTGGCCGCATTCATCGAGCAGGTCGGCCTGGACGACGAGCGACTGCGGGTCCTGCGCTCCGGGGTCCGGCTGCTGCCACCGATCACCCGGCCGTCGAAGATGGTGTACGCCGCGCAGAACTACGCCGATCACGTCAAGGAGATGCGTGACGCGCAGAGATTCGGTTTCAACCCGGGGGAGGTGGCGCAGTCCAGGGAATTCAACGGGTTGCGTGAGGGCACCCACCCCTACGTCTTCCTGAAAGCGCCCAGTTCGCTGACCGGGCCGTACGACGACATCGAGATACCACCCGAGGTCACCGAGATGGACTGGGAGGTCGAGCTGGCCGTCGTCATCGGTCGACGCGCGACGCGGGTCTCGTCAGCTGATGCACTGCACCACGTGGCCGGATACATGAGCACCAACGACTTCTCCGCTCGGAACCTGCTGTTCCGACCCGACCGGGAGCGCCTGCGTTCGGATTGGTTCGGCGGCAAGAGCCACGACGGCTTCGCGCCGATGGGACCCGTTCTCGTGCCCGCCATGTTCGTGCCGGACCATCTGGACCTGCGGCTGCGGTTGACCGTCAACGGCCAGACCCGGCAGGACGGCAACACCTCCAACCTCATCTTCACCCCGGAGGAGCAGATCGAGTTCGCCTCCCGCATGACCACACTCATTCCCGGTGACATCCTGGCCACCGGCACACCGGGCGGGGTCGGTCAGGGCACCAACAGTTTTCTCTCACCTGGCGATGTGGTGGAAGCCGAGGTGCAGGGTCTGGGTGTGATCCGCAATCAGATCGTCCGGTCGTCGCTCAGCTCGGTTCGGGGGGCCGTCGCGTGA
- a CDS encoding amidohydrolase family protein, whose amino-acid sequence MIDVFSHFVPPAVLARFLELKPGLPALSAFGGLPELWDIDARLRSLAPFPGVQQILNFGNPPVETFGTPVVAAELARLANEEMAKLCARYPDRFPAFTAVLPMSDLELAMAELEYAHAELGARGIQIYTNVLGAPVSGPLYRPIFQQMAQRDLPVLVHPFRTAAVADYATELDSPDEVWFTFGWPYETSAFAARMVYSGIFNELPDIKIVLHHFGGMIPSFGARIELGFQQIFTGPGGPNPVAVRAGITTPVVEHYRRFYADTALNGSKSAVRAGYDFFGPDRSVFGTDAPFCQDGGPTFVAETLAAIDALDLPAADRQQVLEGNARSLFRLPIAETAGQPTEILRSA is encoded by the coding sequence ATGATCGATGTCTTCAGCCACTTCGTGCCACCGGCCGTGCTGGCCCGCTTCCTGGAGCTGAAGCCAGGACTTCCGGCACTGTCCGCCTTCGGCGGGTTGCCGGAGCTGTGGGACATCGACGCCAGACTCCGATCGTTGGCCCCGTTTCCCGGTGTGCAGCAGATCCTGAACTTCGGGAATCCACCGGTGGAGACCTTCGGAACGCCGGTAGTGGCGGCCGAATTGGCCAGGCTCGCCAACGAGGAGATGGCGAAACTGTGCGCCAGGTATCCGGACCGTTTCCCGGCGTTCACGGCCGTGCTGCCGATGTCGGACCTCGAACTGGCCATGGCCGAACTCGAGTATGCGCATGCCGAGCTCGGAGCGCGTGGCATCCAGATCTACACCAATGTGCTGGGAGCTCCGGTCAGCGGGCCGCTCTACCGCCCGATCTTCCAGCAGATGGCGCAGCGCGACCTGCCGGTGCTGGTCCATCCGTTTCGCACCGCGGCGGTGGCCGATTACGCGACCGAATTGGATTCACCGGACGAGGTGTGGTTCACCTTCGGCTGGCCCTACGAGACCAGTGCCTTCGCGGCGCGGATGGTCTACTCCGGAATTTTCAACGAGCTCCCGGACATCAAGATCGTCCTGCACCATTTCGGCGGGATGATCCCCTCGTTCGGTGCGCGCATCGAGTTGGGTTTCCAGCAGATCTTCACCGGTCCCGGCGGCCCGAATCCGGTGGCCGTACGGGCCGGGATCACCACCCCGGTCGTCGAGCACTATCGGCGCTTCTACGCCGACACCGCACTCAACGGCTCCAAGTCCGCAGTCCGCGCCGGATACGACTTCTTCGGACCCGACCGATCCGTCTTCGGAACCGATGCGCCGTTCTGCCAGGACGGAGGCCCGACGTTCGTGGCCGAGACGCTCGCTGCGATCGATGCTCTCGACCTGCCGGCTGCCGACCGGCAGCAGGTTCTGGAAGGCAATGCCCGCAGTCTGTTCCGCCTGCCGATTGCCGAGACCGCCGGACAACCCACCGAGATCCTCAGGAGCGCTTGA
- a CDS encoding GntR family transcriptional regulator, with protein sequence MADVPALQMTVAARVADQLRAEIRQGALDAGMPLRQNEIASRLGVSSTPVREAFQILERMGLVVREGRRGVRVFRPSMQDLVNGYEVRGALESMAARMAALRLSEPELAAIADTMRVMHAPRVSQKTFLQLNAQFHAQIGTASGNARLAELIVAEQSSTTSFVAFLGVDASSAREAHGEHAAIVAAIAARDADAAGEAMLAHLATRVSALQARLGARGRAHVRK encoded by the coding sequence ATGGCAGACGTACCTGCGCTTCAGATGACGGTCGCCGCCAGAGTGGCCGATCAATTGCGCGCCGAGATCCGTCAGGGCGCCCTGGACGCTGGAATGCCGTTGCGGCAGAACGAGATCGCCTCCCGCCTCGGCGTCAGCAGCACGCCGGTGCGCGAGGCGTTCCAGATCCTGGAGCGCATGGGCCTGGTGGTGAGGGAGGGGCGCCGCGGTGTGCGGGTGTTCCGCCCCTCGATGCAGGATCTGGTGAACGGGTACGAGGTGCGCGGGGCACTGGAGTCGATGGCGGCCCGGATGGCTGCGCTCCGGCTGTCCGAGCCGGAACTGGCCGCTATCGCCGACACCATGAGGGTGATGCACGCGCCTCGGGTGTCGCAGAAGACGTTCCTGCAGTTGAACGCCCAGTTCCACGCGCAGATCGGGACCGCTTCGGGCAATGCGCGACTCGCCGAACTCATCGTCGCCGAACAGTCCTCCACCACCTCATTCGTCGCATTCCTGGGCGTGGACGCCAGCAGCGCCCGCGAGGCGCACGGGGAGCACGCCGCCATCGTGGCGGCCATCGCGGCCAGGGACGCCGACGCGGCCGGCGAGGCCATGCTGGCGCACCTGGCCACCCGGGTCTCGGCCCTGCAGGCGCGCCTGGGCGCGCGTGGCCGCGCGCACGTCCGGAAGTAA
- a CDS encoding cyclase family protein: MHNPTYDCGFDQIAARSSTRHRVSSSPFGEQDEIGMLNLMTDRSRADALAAADAGTVFDLSVDYHVGMPSWAGLGDPTYQIWMSHTPPGSVNENVLGLGEQHNQLVTYSGDCISMYTHTGTHLDALNHFGLNGAVWNRFTAGRDLGSRTWLKNGAEKQPPVIARGILLDVAAAAGVDVLPDSHRITAAEIQSVLDSQSTQVRIGDVVLIRTGRMLRWHQGGAAYLANEPGLDREAAVLLAEAGAMIVGADNVALEVMPTVDPENWHPVHTYLLGECGVPIMENAYLEELARAKLWEFVFVGAGLRLRGATAAPMRPLAFPIRPGALGTPAA, encoded by the coding sequence ATGCATAATCCGACCTACGACTGCGGGTTCGACCAGATCGCCGCGCGGAGCAGCACCCGGCATCGGGTCAGTTCGAGTCCGTTCGGTGAGCAGGACGAGATCGGCATGCTGAATCTGATGACCGATCGGTCCCGGGCAGATGCGCTGGCGGCGGCCGACGCCGGCACCGTCTTCGACCTGTCGGTCGACTATCACGTCGGTATGCCTTCCTGGGCAGGTCTGGGTGATCCCACCTACCAGATCTGGATGTCGCACACCCCGCCTGGCAGCGTCAACGAGAATGTGCTGGGTCTGGGGGAGCAGCACAACCAGCTGGTGACGTACTCGGGCGACTGCATCTCGATGTACACGCATACCGGTACCCACCTGGACGCGCTCAATCACTTCGGCCTGAACGGCGCAGTGTGGAACCGTTTTACGGCGGGCAGGGATCTGGGCAGCAGGACCTGGCTGAAGAACGGCGCCGAGAAGCAGCCGCCGGTCATCGCACGCGGGATCCTGTTGGATGTCGCAGCGGCAGCCGGCGTGGACGTCCTACCGGATTCGCACCGCATCACCGCGGCCGAGATCCAATCGGTGCTGGACTCGCAGAGTACGCAGGTGCGCATCGGTGACGTCGTGCTGATCCGGACCGGCCGGATGTTGCGCTGGCACCAGGGCGGCGCTGCGTACCTGGCGAACGAACCGGGCCTGGACCGCGAGGCTGCGGTCCTGCTGGCCGAGGCCGGGGCGATGATCGTGGGCGCGGACAACGTGGCGCTGGAGGTGATGCCGACGGTGGACCCGGAGAATTGGCACCCGGTGCACACCTACCTGCTCGGCGAGTGCGGGGTGCCCATCATGGAGAACGCGTATCTGGAAGAACTGGCGCGGGCGAAGCTCTGGGAATTCGTGTTCGTGGGTGCCGGCCTGCGTCTGCGCGGCGCGACGGCCGCGCCGATGAGGCCACTGGCCTTTCCCATCCGGCCCGGCGCGCTCGGGACGCCCGCCGCCTGA
- a CDS encoding enoyl-CoA hydratase/isomerase family protein: protein MPDLEYDVSEHIATIRLNRPHRRNAFTLPMVDEWADRLIQAQRDDSVHVIVVTGTGDGFCSGIDLSWLDDQEQTPLQHKLTLTEHIHRVPLALESVDKPVIAAINGPAVGAGLDMALMCDLRLASTTAKMAMTYVKVGLVPGDGGCWLLPRLIGLPRAMELLLTGDTITAERAEHLGMINSVHQPQDLMDATYALAARLAAGPQIAMRMIKRATIQSQRIDFRTSLDLVSSHMGVIRSTHDSVESYRAVLEKRTPVFLNR from the coding sequence GTGCCGGATCTCGAATACGACGTCAGCGAGCACATCGCCACCATCCGACTCAATCGACCGCACAGGCGCAACGCGTTCACCCTTCCGATGGTCGATGAGTGGGCCGACCGCCTGATCCAGGCCCAGCGGGACGATTCGGTCCACGTCATCGTGGTCACCGGAACGGGCGACGGCTTCTGCTCGGGGATCGACCTGTCGTGGCTGGACGACCAGGAACAGACTCCCCTGCAACACAAATTGACCCTCACCGAACACATCCACCGCGTGCCGCTGGCCCTGGAATCGGTCGACAAGCCGGTGATCGCGGCCATCAACGGGCCCGCCGTCGGTGCCGGCCTGGACATGGCGCTGATGTGCGACCTGCGTCTGGCGTCCACCACCGCCAAGATGGCCATGACGTACGTCAAGGTCGGACTCGTGCCCGGTGACGGCGGTTGCTGGCTGCTGCCACGCCTGATCGGACTGCCCCGCGCCATGGAACTGCTGCTGACCGGCGACACCATCACCGCCGAACGCGCCGAACACCTCGGCATGATCAACAGCGTGCACCAGCCGCAAGACCTGATGGACGCCACCTATGCCCTGGCGGCCAGGTTGGCTGCGGGACCGCAGATCGCGATGCGAATGATCAAGCGAGCCACCATCCAGTCGCAGCGGATCGACTTCCGCACCAGCCTGGACCTGGTGTCCTCCCACATGGGCGTCATCCGGAGCACACACGACTCCGTCGAGTCCTACCGGGCGGTCCTCGAGAAGCGAACCCCGGTGTTCCTGAACCGATGA
- a CDS encoding CaiB/BaiF CoA-transferase family protein, translated as MNSPAGTGFPSTPTPAALSGLMIADFSRILAGPLATMVLADLGAEVIKIERPDGGDDTRSWGPPYDNVGRATYFLSVNRNKTRETIDLRSAEGRARAQGIAVEAGIVVENFRPGVMSRLGLGYEELRAHRPDLIYCSISAFGSGLGADLPGYDLIVQAVGGLMSITGDPLGEPQKVGVAVVDVMAGLYATVGILAAVRHREQTGQGQKVEVNLLSALLAGLVNQSSAYVAGGVIAQRRGNEHPSIAPYETLPTADGQLAVAVGNDRQFAALCSVLGAAELVSDPRFLTNTSRVGNRAALRRELSGRLAERGRLSWAEALSAAGVPAGPVNDIAGAFALAESLGLSPTHPLEGQQTVSSPIGLSVTPVAYRLAPPPSGGAL; from the coding sequence ATGAACTCACCAGCCGGCACCGGGTTCCCATCCACCCCTACCCCAGCAGCACTTTCCGGACTGATGATCGCCGACTTCTCCCGCATCCTCGCCGGGCCACTTGCCACCATGGTCCTGGCCGATCTGGGCGCCGAGGTGATCAAGATCGAACGACCCGACGGCGGGGACGACACCCGCTCCTGGGGTCCGCCGTACGACAATGTCGGCAGGGCAACCTATTTCCTCAGCGTCAATCGCAACAAGACAAGGGAGACCATCGATCTCCGTTCGGCGGAGGGACGTGCCCGCGCACAGGGGATCGCGGTGGAAGCCGGCATCGTCGTGGAGAACTTCCGTCCGGGCGTGATGAGCCGCCTGGGCCTCGGCTACGAAGAACTCCGCGCCCATCGGCCCGACCTGATCTATTGCTCCATCAGTGCTTTCGGATCCGGCCTTGGCGCAGATCTGCCTGGCTACGACCTCATCGTGCAGGCCGTCGGCGGGTTGATGAGCATCACCGGGGACCCCCTGGGCGAGCCCCAGAAAGTGGGGGTGGCAGTCGTCGACGTGATGGCCGGCCTCTATGCGACGGTCGGCATCCTCGCCGCCGTCAGGCACCGCGAGCAGACCGGCCAGGGGCAGAAGGTCGAGGTCAACCTGCTCAGCGCACTCCTGGCCGGGTTGGTCAACCAGTCCTCGGCCTACGTCGCAGGCGGGGTGATCGCGCAACGGCGCGGGAACGAGCACCCATCCATCGCACCGTATGAAACGCTGCCGACCGCCGACGGTCAGCTCGCCGTCGCCGTCGGCAACGACCGGCAGTTCGCCGCGCTCTGCTCCGTACTGGGTGCAGCCGAATTGGTCTCCGATCCACGATTCCTGACCAACACTTCCCGGGTCGGCAACCGCGCCGCACTTCGCAGGGAGCTGAGTGGAAGGCTCGCCGAGCGCGGACGGCTTTCCTGGGCGGAAGCGTTGAGTGCAGCAGGTGTCCCAGCCGGACCTGTCAACGACATCGCCGGGGCCTTCGCACTGGCCGAATCCCTCGGACTGTCCCCCACCCACCCGCTGGAGGGGCAACAGACGGTCAGCAGCCCCATCGGGCTGTCTGTCACACCGGTCGCCTACCGACTGGCACCCCCGCCGAGTGGCGGCGCGCTGTAG
- a CDS encoding 2-oxo acid dehydrogenase subunit E2 produces MREPQGDGLAPLLDLRAQINQDVSGRVSVNDFVIKAVARAHMLVPVLNVSYHDETIRHYTDVDVAVAIAAPTGLLTPVVRAADARSIREIGATVRQFVGQAASGQLRQHQLEGGSITVSNLGIYGVQEFAAIINPPQASILAVGAIRPEVTVRKGKVRPANMMHLTLSVDHRAVDGAQAAEWMAALLALLEHPLRLVVG; encoded by the coding sequence GTGCGCGAACCGCAGGGTGACGGGCTTGCCCCACTTCTAGACCTTCGCGCCCAGATCAATCAGGACGTTTCGGGACGTGTCTCGGTCAACGATTTCGTCATCAAGGCGGTGGCTCGGGCGCACATGCTGGTACCGGTGCTGAACGTGAGCTACCACGACGAGACGATCAGGCATTACACCGATGTCGACGTTGCGGTGGCGATTGCCGCTCCCACCGGGTTGCTCACTCCGGTGGTCCGTGCCGCAGACGCCCGCTCGATCCGCGAGATCGGAGCGACGGTCAGGCAGTTCGTCGGTCAGGCCGCCTCCGGTCAATTGCGTCAGCACCAGTTGGAAGGGGGCAGCATCACCGTGAGCAACCTCGGAATTTACGGCGTCCAGGAATTCGCCGCGATCATCAATCCGCCGCAGGCCTCCATCCTGGCGGTCGGGGCGATCCGTCCGGAGGTCACCGTTCGCAAAGGGAAGGTGCGACCCGCGAACATGATGCATCTGACCCTGTCCGTCGATCACCGGGCCGTCGACGGGGCCCAGGCGGCGGAATGGATGGCAGCACTGTTGGCGCTGCTCGAGCATCCCCTGCGCCTCGTGGTTGGTTGA